The following are from one region of the Flavobacteriaceae bacterium UJ101 genome:
- a CDS encoding UPF0246 protein (Belongs to the UPF0246 family.), with translation MLKVILSPAKKLDLTTDTSLEKTQPVFIKQAEKVNAKLKEQSPKDLMKLMKLSQKLGDLNWERNQNWRQKGSIAAGFTFDGEAYRGLGVKTLSKGQLKTAQEKLYILSGLYGLLKPLDAIDAYRLEMGTKFGVEGTKNLYEFWKENITKQINKELGEGILVNVASDEYFKAIDKKALKANIITCHFKDYKDEKLKTIMVYAKKARGMMARYIIENNIKELEDLKKFNYERYAFDSNLSTETDYVFTR, from the coding sequence ATGCTCAAAGTAATATTATCACCTGCAAAGAAATTAGATTTAACAACAGATACTAGTTTAGAAAAAACACAACCTGTTTTTATTAAACAAGCTGAAAAAGTAAATGCAAAATTAAAAGAACAATCTCCTAAAGATTTAATGAAATTGATGAAGTTGTCTCAAAAATTAGGGGATTTGAACTGGGAACGTAATCAAAATTGGAGACAGAAAGGAAGTATTGCAGCTGGGTTTACTTTTGATGGTGAAGCTTATCGAGGTTTGGGAGTAAAAACTTTATCAAAAGGACAATTAAAAACTGCACAAGAGAAGCTGTATATTCTTTCAGGATTATATGGGTTATTGAAACCTTTAGATGCTATTGATGCTTATCGTTTGGAAATGGGAACTAAATTTGGAGTAGAAGGAACTAAAAATCTATATGAATTTTGGAAAGAAAATATTACAAAGCAAATTAATAAAGAGTTAGGGGAAGGAATTTTAGTAAATGTTGCTTCAGATGAATATTTTAAAGCTATTGATAAAAAAGCTTTAAAAGCCAATATTATTACATGTCATTTTAAAGATTATAAAGACGAAAAATTGAAAACAATCATGGTGTATGCAAAAAAAGCACGTGGAATGATGGCACGTTATATTATTGAAAATAATATTAAAGAATTAGAGGATTTAAAAAAGTTTAATTACGAAAGATATGCCTTTGATTCTAATCTCTCTACAGAAACGGATTATGTTTTTACACGATAA
- the rny gene encoding ribonuclease (Endoribonuclease that initiates mRNA decay; Belongs to the RNase Y family; Contains 1 HD domain; Contains 1 KH domain.; KEGG: cle:Clole_2466 ribonucrease Y; Acting on ester bonds), with translation MEPISIIIGILVGLVIGLGIAYTLLKNTIRKSSQDLISKSESKAKGIVRDAQKDAETIKKEKILQAKEKFIELKAKHEQSVNQREKKMVDAEKRIKDKEHKLNEDLKNNKRVTADLEKKTKDYNNRLDVLKIRQEEVEGAYKEHVEALERISGYSAEEAKAELVQALKEEARTNAQAFVQETMEEAQMTAKKEAQKIVLNTIQRVGTEQAIENAVSVFNIESDDIKGRIIGREGRNIRAIEAATGVEIIVDDTPEAILLSCFDPVRREIARLSLHRLVSDGRIHPARIEEIVSKTKKQIDEEIIEVGKRTAIDLGIHGLHPELIKQVGRMKYRSSYGQNLLQHSREVANLCAIMASELGLNAKVAKRAGLLHDIGKVPETESEMPHALLGMQWAEKYGEKKDVCNAIGAHHDEIEMTSLISPIVQVCDAISGARPGARRQVMESYIQRLKDLENIALSYDGVTNAYAIQAGRELRVMVESEKVDDTKAGTLSFDISQRIQNELTYPGQVRVTVIRETRAVNVAK, from the coding sequence ATGGAACCAATAAGTATTATTATCGGTATACTAGTAGGCCTAGTAATAGGATTAGGAATAGCATATACATTGCTTAAAAATACCATTAGAAAATCAAGTCAAGATTTGATTTCTAAATCAGAAAGTAAAGCAAAAGGAATTGTTCGTGACGCACAGAAAGATGCAGAAACGATCAAAAAAGAAAAAATATTACAAGCAAAAGAAAAGTTTATCGAATTAAAAGCAAAACATGAGCAATCGGTAAACCAACGAGAAAAGAAAATGGTAGATGCTGAAAAACGCATTAAAGATAAAGAGCATAAATTAAATGAAGATTTAAAAAATAATAAAAGAGTTACAGCAGATCTTGAAAAGAAAACAAAAGATTATAACAATCGATTGGATGTTCTAAAAATTCGTCAAGAAGAGGTTGAAGGAGCTTATAAAGAACATGTTGAAGCATTAGAAAGAATTTCAGGATATTCCGCAGAAGAAGCAAAAGCAGAATTAGTACAAGCTTTAAAAGAAGAAGCACGTACCAATGCACAAGCATTTGTTCAAGAAACGATGGAAGAAGCTCAAATGACAGCTAAAAAAGAAGCTCAGAAAATTGTTTTGAATACCATTCAACGTGTAGGTACAGAACAAGCAATTGAAAATGCTGTTTCAGTATTTAACATAGAATCAGATGATATAAAAGGTCGAATTATTGGACGTGAAGGACGAAATATTCGTGCTATTGAGGCTGCTACCGGAGTAGAAATTATTGTAGACGATACTCCTGAAGCGATTTTGTTATCATGTTTTGATCCAGTTCGACGTGAAATTGCACGTTTATCGTTACACCGTTTGGTTTCTGATGGACGTATACACCCAGCTCGAATTGAAGAAATTGTTTCAAAAACAAAAAAACAAATTGATGAAGAAATTATAGAAGTTGGAAAACGTACGGCTATTGATTTAGGAATTCATGGATTACATCCTGAATTAATTAAACAAGTGGGACGTATGAAATACCGATCTTCTTATGGGCAAAATTTATTACAACACTCTCGTGAAGTAGCCAACTTATGTGCAATCATGGCTTCTGAATTAGGTTTAAATGCAAAAGTAGCTAAGAGAGCGGGGCTTTTACATGATATAGGGAAAGTTCCTGAAACAGAATCTGAAATGCCACACGCATTATTAGGAATGCAGTGGGCTGAAAAATATGGAGAGAAGAAGGATGTTTGTAATGCGATTGGAGCTCACCATGATGAGATTGAAATGACTTCATTGATTTCTCCTATTGTTCAGGTTTGTGATGCGATTTCAGGAGCACGCCCTGGTGCACGTCGTCAAGTAATGGAATCATATATTCAACGTTTAAAAGATTTGGAAAATATTGCTTTAAGTTATGATGGTGTAACCAATGCCTATGCTATTCAAGCAGGTAGAGAGCTTCGTGTAATGGTTGAAAGTGAAAAAGTTGATGATACCAAAGCGGGAACGTTATCATTTGATATCTCTCAACGTATTCAAAATGAATTAACATATCCAGGACAAGTTAGAGTGACTGTAATTCGTGAAACGAGAGCAGTTAATGTAGCAAAATAA
- a CDS encoding 1-aminocyclopropane-1-carboxylate deaminase (Belongs to the ACC deaminase/D-cysteine desulfhydrase family.; KEGG: ppt:PPS_1596 1-aminocyclopropane-1-carboxylate deaminase), which produces MEFSELYVKWNKEIEIPIQEVILPVFLEKKVHVCVKREDLNHQYISGNKLRKLKYNILKASELNEDTLLTFGGAFSNHILATASAGYESGFKTIGVIRGDELEERLEEVLEENETLKLAHHFGMQFYFVSREDYRQKEDPVFIEKLREKFGTFYMIPEGGTNDLAVKGTEEILKDAPQTYNFDYITCAMGTGGTISGIINASQKHQTVLGFPALKESAFFEAVIDQYTLKRNYNIITDYHFGGFAKYNEELIRFINDVKMKTQLPLDPIYTGKMFYGLVDMVKNDYFEENSRILMIHTGGLQGIKGFNEKLKRKNQILIK; this is translated from the coding sequence ATGGAGTTTTCTGAACTATATGTGAAATGGAATAAAGAAATTGAAATCCCTATACAAGAAGTTATATTACCCGTTTTTTTAGAAAAAAAGGTTCATGTTTGTGTTAAACGAGAAGATTTAAATCATCAATATATTTCGGGAAACAAATTACGAAAGTTAAAATATAATATTCTGAAAGCTTCAGAATTAAATGAAGATACATTATTAACTTTCGGAGGTGCTTTTTCTAATCATATTTTAGCAACAGCTTCGGCCGGTTATGAAAGTGGTTTTAAAACAATTGGTGTTATTAGAGGAGATGAATTAGAAGAGCGATTAGAAGAAGTTTTAGAAGAGAATGAAACTTTGAAATTAGCTCATCATTTTGGAATGCAATTTTATTTTGTGTCCAGGGAAGATTATCGACAGAAAGAAGACCCCGTTTTTATAGAAAAGCTAAGGGAAAAGTTTGGAACATTTTACATGATTCCAGAAGGGGGAACAAATGATTTAGCTGTAAAAGGAACAGAGGAAATTTTAAAAGATGCTCCTCAAACATATAATTTTGATTATATAACCTGTGCTATGGGAACAGGAGGTACCATTTCAGGGATAATTAACGCTTCTCAAAAACATCAAACCGTTTTAGGGTTTCCAGCATTAAAAGAATCTGCATTTTTTGAAGCGGTTATAGATCAATATACTTTAAAGAGAAATTATAATATCATAACAGATTATCATTTTGGAGGTTTTGCAAAATATAATGAAGAACTAATTCGTTTTATTAATGATGTTAAAATGAAAACACAATTACCTTTAGATCCTATTTATACAGGAAAAATGTTTTATGGTTTGGTAGATATGGTAAAAAACGATTATTTTGAAGAAAATTCTCGAATTTTAATGATTCATACAGGAGGATTACAAGGAATTAAAGGGTTTAATGAAAAACTAAAAAGAAAAAACCAAATTTTGATTAAATAA
- the hemL gene encoding glutamate-1-semialdehyde 2,1-aminomutase (Belongs to the class-III pyridoxal-phosphate-dependent aminotransferase family. HemL subfamily.; KEGG: fbr:FBFL15_2369 glutamate-1-semialdehyde 2,1-aminomutase), protein MIYKRSSALFAEAQNYIPGGVNSPVRAFKGVGGTPVFFKRAKGAYLFDEDDRKYIDYINSWGPMILGHSVDFINDALKEQIERGTSFGAPTALETQIAKLIVEMVPNIDKIRMVNSGTEACMSAIRLARGFTKREKIIKFEGCYHGHSDAFLIKAGSGAATFGSPNSPGVTQGTAKDTLLARYNDLAQVEELMHQNKEEIAAIILEPIAGNMGTIRPSDTFLKGLRTLCNENGILLIFDEVMTGFRLAKGGAQEALGIDADIVTFGKVIGGGLPVGAFAARSEIMDCLAPLGSVYQAGTLSGNPIAMTAGLMQLRKLNDNPQIFDEINQSTAYLHKGFDEVLQKNQIDYTINRFGSMITIFFSSEEIKDFDTAQTANNDYFKKFFHGMLENGVYLPPSSFETWFVGHALSQADLDYTIETVDKVTKTF, encoded by the coding sequence ATGATATACAAAAGAAGTAGTGCTTTATTTGCAGAAGCACAAAATTATATACCAGGAGGTGTGAATTCTCCCGTTCGAGCATTTAAAGGAGTAGGAGGAACCCCAGTTTTTTTTAAAAGGGCCAAGGGAGCATACCTTTTTGATGAAGATGATCGAAAATATATAGATTATATTAATTCTTGGGGACCTATGATTTTAGGACATTCGGTAGATTTTATTAATGATGCTTTAAAAGAACAAATTGAAAGAGGTACTTCATTTGGTGCACCAACTGCTTTGGAAACTCAAATAGCAAAATTAATTGTAGAAATGGTTCCCAATATTGATAAAATTCGAATGGTTAATTCGGGAACAGAAGCTTGTATGAGTGCTATTCGTTTAGCTAGAGGTTTTACAAAACGTGAAAAAATCATCAAGTTTGAAGGATGTTATCATGGACACTCCGATGCCTTTTTAATAAAAGCAGGAAGTGGTGCAGCAACTTTTGGTTCTCCTAATAGCCCTGGAGTAACCCAAGGAACAGCAAAAGATACCTTGTTAGCACGCTATAATGATTTAGCTCAGGTAGAAGAATTAATGCATCAAAATAAGGAAGAGATTGCAGCCATTATTTTAGAGCCTATTGCAGGAAATATGGGAACCATTCGACCTTCTGATACTTTCTTAAAAGGGTTACGCACGCTATGTAATGAAAATGGTATTTTGTTGATTTTTGATGAGGTAATGACAGGATTTCGTTTGGCTAAAGGAGGAGCGCAAGAAGCTTTAGGAATTGATGCTGATATTGTAACATTTGGAAAAGTAATTGGAGGAGGATTACCTGTTGGAGCATTTGCTGCACGAAGTGAAATTATGGATTGTTTGGCACCTTTAGGTAGTGTTTATCAAGCTGGAACACTTTCAGGAAACCCTATTGCTATGACAGCTGGATTGATGCAGTTAAGAAAGTTAAATGATAATCCGCAGATATTTGATGAAATTAATCAATCAACAGCTTATTTACATAAAGGATTTGATGAAGTTTTGCAAAAGAATCAAATTGATTATACGATTAACCGTTTTGGTTCTATGATTACAATTTTCTTTAGTTCAGAAGAAATTAAAGATTTTGATACAGCACAAACAGCCAATAACGATTATTTTAAAAAGTTTTTCCATGGAATGTTAGAAAATGGTGTTTATTTACCACCTTCTTCTTTTGAAACATGGTTTGTTGGTCATGCATTATCACAAGCAGACTTAGATTATACTATAGAAACAGTAGATAAAGTGACAAAGACGTTCTAA
- a CDS encoding putative autolytic lysozyme (Belongs to the glycosyl hydrolase 25 family.) produces the protein MKKRLTTLLGFLCILLNAQNTNDKITTALNLVVCNNDTQKLLTRQYTHDSCPKGVKPIMLIENVGVAEVDAQYVKPDYILDHNRVQSSKNYLMKMLPVEYQCANGMTIHTHKLFNFLSSELSSEDYCRVAQNLRAQQSFENLKFRSPPVVQEYGELNRVSNSLSEVMNEYPGYVGIDVSHHQKEINWGAVRSIQYPKPIKFVIMKATEGSSFRDKRFKDNWGKAREYGLTRGAYHFYRPDADPYEQARNFITQVGHLGNHDMIPVIDLEKPCRSCSDLMGPHFNYMRDLKIFVQQIKNHYGTKVLFYSGNSYYYNHIKGYFPDDYFWLARYSSNYKPHDLGKETVGWQFTDRMKLQGIDTSVDTNYFLASQFEHLKVGKSKKEQKGTNKTILIHDEIIEVKHVPTVHQTQP, from the coding sequence ATGAAGAAAAGATTAACAACACTACTAGGATTCTTATGTATTCTTTTAAATGCACAAAATACAAATGACAAAATAACCACAGCATTAAATTTAGTAGTTTGTAATAATGATACTCAAAAATTATTAACACGTCAATACACGCATGATTCTTGCCCAAAAGGTGTGAAACCAATTATGCTAATTGAAAATGTAGGTGTTGCAGAAGTAGATGCGCAATATGTAAAGCCAGATTATATTCTGGATCATAATCGAGTTCAATCAAGTAAAAATTATTTGATGAAGATGTTACCTGTTGAGTATCAGTGTGCTAATGGAATGACGATTCATACACATAAGTTGTTTAATTTTTTAAGTTCTGAATTATCATCAGAAGATTATTGTCGAGTTGCTCAAAACTTACGTGCACAACAATCTTTTGAAAACTTAAAATTTAGAAGTCCTCCTGTTGTTCAAGAATATGGAGAATTAAATCGTGTAAGTAACTCCCTTTCAGAAGTGATGAATGAATACCCAGGATATGTAGGTATTGATGTTTCCCATCATCAAAAAGAAATTAATTGGGGAGCAGTTCGTTCAATTCAATATCCAAAGCCAATTAAGTTTGTTATTATGAAAGCAACAGAAGGAAGTTCTTTTAGAGACAAACGCTTTAAAGATAATTGGGGGAAAGCTCGTGAATATGGATTAACAAGAGGTGCTTATCATTTTTACCGTCCAGATGCGGATCCTTATGAACAAGCAAGGAATTTTATTACACAAGTAGGGCATTTAGGAAATCATGATATGATTCCAGTAATTGATTTAGAGAAACCCTGTAGAAGTTGTTCTGATTTGATGGGGCCTCATTTTAATTACATGAGAGATTTGAAAATATTTGTGCAACAAATTAAAAATCATTACGGTACAAAAGTATTGTTTTACTCAGGGAATAGTTATTATTATAATCATATTAAAGGTTATTTTCCTGATGATTATTTTTGGTTAGCACGTTATTCTTCAAATTACAAACCTCATGATTTAGGAAAAGAAACCGTAGGTTGGCAGTTTACAGATCGTATGAAGTTACAAGGTATTGATACTTCTGTGGATACCAATTACTTTTTAGCTTCTCAATTTGAACATTTAAAAGTAGGTAAGAGTAAAAAAGAGCAAAAAGGAACGAATAAAACGATTTTGATACATGATGAAATTATTGAGGTTAAACATGTTCCTACAGTTCATCAAACACAACCCTAA
- a CDS encoding dihydrolipoyllysine-residue succinyltransferase (Belongs to the 2-oxoacid dehydrogenase family; Contains 1 lipoyl-binding domain.; KEGG: psn:Pedsa_1417 2-oxoglutarate dehydrogenase E2 component (dihydrolipoamide succinyltransferase)) — MAEYKIVLPELGEGVIEATLTNWLVNVGDKVEEDDSIAEIATDKVDSDVPTSRDGVVKELLYQPNDVIKVGAVLAILEVEGEVSEEEVSTIVKEETAVSEEIIETVSAPLTTQNSEVNSIESSEDRFYSPLVKNIAKEENISQSELDSIKGSGAKGRVTKDDILDYLKNRGKNKDTKIESVSPKTTPTPRNSQPTTNYTFQSGDDEIIEMDRMRKMIANHMVDSKRISPHVSSFVEADLTKIVNWRNKIKDEFLRKEGEKMTFTPIFIQAVARAIKDYPMINVQVDGDKIIRKKDINIGMAVALPSGNLIVPVIKNADQYSLTGLAKKVNDIANRARNNQLKPDEIKGGTYTVTNIGSFGNVFGTPIINQPQAAILAVGAIVKKPAVIETPEGDVIGIRHKMFLSHSYDHRVVDGALGGMFVKRVGEYLESFNETI, encoded by the coding sequence ATGGCAGAATATAAAATTGTTTTACCTGAATTAGGAGAAGGTGTGATTGAAGCAACTTTAACCAATTGGTTAGTAAATGTTGGTGATAAAGTTGAAGAAGATGATTCAATTGCAGAAATAGCAACGGATAAAGTTGATTCAGATGTTCCAACATCTCGTGATGGAGTTGTTAAAGAATTATTGTATCAACCAAATGATGTTATTAAAGTAGGAGCTGTTTTGGCCATTTTAGAAGTAGAAGGAGAAGTAAGTGAAGAAGAGGTTAGTACAATTGTAAAAGAAGAAACGGCTGTTTCTGAAGAAATAATAGAAACGGTTTCTGCCCCTTTGACAACGCAAAATTCAGAGGTTAACTCTATTGAGTCTTCGGAAGATCGTTTTTATTCACCTTTGGTTAAAAATATTGCAAAAGAAGAAAATATTTCACAGTCAGAATTAGATTCAATTAAAGGTTCTGGAGCGAAAGGACGTGTTACAAAAGATGATATTTTAGATTATCTAAAAAATAGAGGTAAAAATAAAGATACTAAAATTGAAAGTGTTTCACCAAAAACAACTCCCACACCTCGCAATTCACAACCTACAACTAATTACACATTCCAATCGGGTGATGATGAAATCATTGAAATGGATCGCATGCGTAAAATGATTGCAAACCATATGGTAGATTCTAAGAGAATTTCACCACATGTTTCTTCATTTGTAGAAGCAGATTTAACCAAAATAGTGAATTGGCGTAATAAAATTAAGGATGAATTCTTAAGAAAAGAAGGAGAGAAGATGACTTTCACACCAATTTTTATTCAAGCTGTAGCACGTGCAATTAAAGATTATCCTATGATTAACGTTCAGGTTGATGGAGATAAAATTATCCGTAAAAAAGATATCAATATAGGAATGGCTGTTGCTTTACCTTCGGGTAATTTAATTGTACCTGTAATTAAAAATGCAGACCAATATAGTTTAACGGGGTTAGCAAAAAAAGTAAACGATATAGCCAATAGAGCACGAAATAATCAGTTAAAACCTGATGAAATAAAAGGAGGTACTTATACTGTAACGAATATTGGTTCCTTTGGAAATGTTTTTGGAACTCCAATTATCAATCAGCCTCAAGCAGCTATTTTAGCAGTAGGAGCCATTGTGAAAAAACCAGCTGTTATTGAAACTCCAGAAGGTGATGTAATTGGAATACGTCACAAAATGTTCTTGTCACATTCTTATGATCATAGAGTAGTTGATGGAGCTTTAGGAGGTATGTTTGTAAAACGAGTAGGAGAATATTTAGAAAGTTTTAATGAAACCATCTAG
- the lnt gene encoding apolipoprotein N-acyltransferase (Transfers the fatty acyl group on membrane lipoproteins; Belongs to the CN hydrolase family. Apolipoprotein N- acyltransferase subfamily; Contains 1 CN hydrolase domain.; KEGG: bmm:MADAR_007 apolipoprotein N-acyltransferase; Transferring groups other than amino-acyl groups), whose product MKTPYYFLLAIFSGLLLGFAWPTTGFPLLLFIAFIPLLWIEYSITSNKKLNKKGWYVFSYAYIAFLIWNLLAVGWLSNLQPAIPAFPIAVGFNALFMALVFWMFYYFKKKLGNGYGYTFLPLVWIAFEKLHLNWSISFPWLNLGNGFASYHTWVQWYEYTGVFGGTLWVWIVNLGLFFALKDYVKTKEIEHFLKKIIVQVFIIIFPILISLFIYNSYDEQGDGVKITVLQPNLDVYEEKFRISKDQMTDELLELAEESMDSDTDYVIAPETSILGVRGIELNKAEYNPQIQKVENFVKKHPNTLFLGGTTFHTFTFNKDEISPYSNKLSGIDQDVWVDRYNSAFQIGNQEQFQVYHKSKLVIGVETIPFHTFLKPLMENVLIDLGGTVSTHTPQEKRTNFTNSKNNFRPGVAICYESVYGEFVTEYVKNGANLLFIITNDGWWGNSEGHKQHLAYAKLRAIENRRSIARSANTGVSAFINQKGDIISRLEYDTKGALNEIILTNEKLTFYSKYGDVIVRTVLFLVGIFFAILFSNMILTKKKTNTHK is encoded by the coding sequence ATGAAAACGCCTTATTATTTTTTATTGGCTATTTTTTCAGGACTTTTATTAGGTTTTGCATGGCCAACAACAGGTTTCCCACTGCTTTTATTTATAGCTTTTATACCCTTATTATGGATTGAATATTCAATAACATCAAATAAAAAGTTAAATAAAAAAGGATGGTATGTTTTTTCATACGCTTATATTGCTTTTTTAATATGGAATTTATTAGCTGTTGGTTGGTTGTCTAATTTACAACCTGCAATTCCCGCGTTTCCTATTGCTGTAGGGTTTAACGCCTTGTTTATGGCATTGGTTTTTTGGATGTTTTATTACTTTAAGAAGAAATTAGGTAATGGCTATGGCTATACGTTTCTTCCTTTAGTATGGATCGCTTTCGAAAAACTACATTTAAATTGGAGTATTTCTTTCCCTTGGTTAAACTTAGGAAATGGTTTTGCTAGTTATCATACATGGGTTCAATGGTATGAATATACAGGTGTTTTTGGAGGGACTTTATGGGTGTGGATTGTGAATTTAGGATTGTTTTTTGCATTAAAAGATTATGTGAAAACAAAAGAAATAGAACATTTTTTAAAGAAAATAATTGTTCAAGTCTTTATTATTATATTTCCTATTCTCATTTCACTTTTTATCTATAATTCTTATGACGAACAAGGAGATGGCGTAAAAATAACAGTGCTGCAACCTAATTTAGATGTTTATGAAGAAAAATTTAGGATTTCAAAAGATCAGATGACGGATGAGCTACTTGAACTGGCAGAAGAATCCATGGATTCTGATACCGATTATGTAATAGCTCCCGAAACTTCTATTTTAGGAGTTAGAGGGATTGAATTAAATAAAGCTGAATATAATCCACAAATTCAAAAAGTAGAGAACTTTGTTAAAAAGCATCCCAATACTCTATTTTTAGGGGGAACGACATTTCATACTTTTACTTTTAATAAAGATGAAATTTCTCCTTACAGTAATAAACTTTCAGGAATTGATCAAGACGTTTGGGTAGATCGGTATAATTCTGCTTTTCAAATTGGAAATCAAGAACAATTTCAAGTTTATCATAAGTCAAAACTAGTTATTGGTGTAGAAACTATTCCATTTCATACTTTTTTAAAACCTTTGATGGAAAATGTCCTTATCGATTTAGGTGGAACTGTTTCAACTCATACACCACAAGAAAAAAGAACAAATTTCACTAATTCAAAGAATAACTTTAGACCAGGGGTTGCAATTTGTTATGAATCTGTCTATGGAGAGTTTGTTACCGAGTACGTAAAAAATGGAGCTAATCTTTTATTTATTATTACGAATGATGGATGGTGGGGTAATTCGGAAGGACATAAACAACATCTTGCTTATGCAAAGTTACGTGCTATTGAAAATAGAAGAAGTATTGCTCGAAGTGCAAATACGGGAGTATCGGCTTTTATTAATCAGAAAGGAGATATCATTTCAAGATTGGAGTATGATACAAAAGGGGCGTTGAATGAAATTATATTGACTAATGAAAAATTAACATTTTATTCAAAATATGGAGATGTAATTGTACGAACGGTTCTTTTTTTAGTAGGAATATTTTTTGCAATACTTTTTTCTAACATGATTTTAACAAAAAAGAAAACCAACACCCATAAGTAG
- a CDS encoding ECF RNA polymerase sigma factor SigW (Sigma factors are initiation factors that promote the attachment of RNA polymerase to specific initiation sites and are then released. Extracytoplasmic function (ECF) sigma factors are held in an inactive form by a cognate anti-sigma factor (RsiW for this protein) until released by regulated membrane proteolysis. Sigma-W controls genes involved in transport processes and detoxification; Belongs to the sigma-70 factor family. ECF subfamily.), whose protein sequence is MGNKREKEFTELIELNQGIIHKITKIYGNNRDEQNDLFQEIVYQLWKSYDSFQGNSKFSTWMYRVSLNTAITIFRKKKIKYASLDDISFKIKSEEYDSEVEDQLKMLYAAIKKLNDIEKAMVFLYLENRPGKEIAETLGISEVNARVKMNRIKTKLKKIIQENNYD, encoded by the coding sequence TTGGGTAACAAACGCGAAAAAGAATTCACAGAACTTATAGAACTTAATCAAGGAATTATTCATAAAATAACGAAAATTTATGGTAATAACCGAGATGAACAAAATGACTTGTTCCAAGAAATTGTGTATCAGTTATGGAAATCATACGACTCTTTTCAAGGTAATTCTAAATTTTCAACATGGATGTATCGTGTTTCTTTAAATACAGCAATTACAATTTTTAGGAAAAAGAAAATTAAGTATGCCAGCTTAGATGATATCTCTTTCAAAATTAAGTCAGAAGAATATGATTCTGAAGTTGAAGATCAATTAAAAATGCTCTATGCTGCAATTAAAAAATTAAATGATATTGAAAAAGCAATGGTGTTTCTTTATCTGGAAAATAGACCTGGAAAAGAAATTGCAGAAACATTAGGTATTAGTGAAGTGAACGCTCGAGTAAAAATGAATAGAATTAAAACAAAATTGAAGAAAATCATACAAGAGAATAATTATGACTAA